GATGATATTAGTCAGTCGACCATAATAGATTGACTCATGATCATCATTATCATGCATCGCCTGCACCATAACTCCGCTATTCTgcacctttttgttttttttcagaTTCCACCGTGCGAAATGCAAACCCATTTATATTGAACCCATGATAACTAAATGCTACTGGATTTGGACCACGCGAAAGCACCCTAAGATCTAAGTCATCGATTCGTTCATTTACTCGATCAACCTGTAAGGTACACATATAATTTTTTACAGTAAAAATATTAACaagtatatttattaaaaatttataatatcaAATAAATCACATATATTACTTACTCGTCTTGCAAACCATTCTGGAAATTGCATTCTAACCATGTCATCCAACTGAGAATTACTTGGGCGTTGGCCATATCTATGTCTTCTCTTCAGTTCATTTTTTATTTCACTGTTCAATATCAACATTAatatataattagaaaaaatgattaatcataaaataataaaaaattatgcaaaaaaaataaaaaatagtaatacTTACTCACGATATGGTTGCAACACTGTACAATTAGAGAGAATATATCTATGAGCTTGAGTCAGAGTTTTGTCATCCAAGGTAACTACTTGAAGCCCTTTTGTTGGTCGCCCTATATGTGGAAACATCGGTAGTGTGGGAAACTCATCATTTGGTGTCTCTTTATGTCGTGTTCCAGGATTGTTTAATGAGCTGTTACCATCTACATAACGAGAACAGAACACAACGCATTCATCTGCTAAATATGCCTTTGCAATGTTGGCCTCTGGTCGTGCtttatttctaacaaaatttttaagtttccCTAGATATCTTTCTATTGGATACATCCATCGATAATGTACAGGCCCAGCAATTCTTGCTTCATACGCTAAATGTACCACCAAATGAACCATTATTGTGAAAAAAGATGGTGGAAATATTCTCTCTAATTGACATAAAATCAAAATAACTCCTTCTTCAGCCTTCTGTAATTCTTCTTCTTGTAGGGTCTTTGCACACACTGTTCTAAAATATTCACACAAAATAATAAGTGGAGCAGTTACCTTTTTTGACAACACGCGACGAAGAGCAATTGGAAGGAATTGTTCCATCATAATATGACAATCATGGCTTTTCAAGCCCATAATCCTACAACGTCCAACATCCACACACTTTGAGATATCAGACGACATACCATCAGGAACACGAATATCTTTTAATACAGAACAAAATATCTTTTTATCATCTTTAGACATAGCGTAACATGCAGGTGGCAAATACTCTCTACCATCTGATTGTGCCCGAGGCCATAATTGTTTCATAATACCCAAATTCTTTAAATCTTTACGTGCTGCGTAATTATCTTTGCTCTTGTTAGCATCATCTAAAAGTGTTCCAACAATGTTGTcgcaaacatttttttcaatatgcatagGGTCCAAATTATGTCGGATCAAATTAAATTCCCAATATGGAAGGCTAAAAAATATGCTTTGTTTTCTCCACATCTGTTCAATTGATCTTGTTTTTATTCTCACATTTGGTTTTGATGCATTACTCTTACCAAAAATCACattcttgtttaaggtcattcgtAGAACATCAGATCCCAACAATGGTGCCAAATCTAACTCACGTAGCTCTAGTTTGCCATAACTTGGCATTGTTCGCATTTCTGAATCTGGTGGTAGAAAACGATGATGCCCTCTGAATGACCACTTTTTGCCATGTTTTAGGTACACTGCATTTGTATTATCAACACAAGTCGGGCATGCATTCTTGGCATATGTATTCCATCCAGACAAACAACCCAAACCAGGAAAATCACTAACTGTCCAAAGTAATGCAGCCCGCAGTTGAAAATTTTTTTGTCACAAGCATCAAATGTGGCAATTCCATTTTCCCATAAATCTTTCAATTGAGTCAATAGGGGGCGCAAATATATATCAATATCATTGCCAGGTTCTTTTGGACCTGGAATAAGGGTGGATAAAATAATAGAATAAGGCTTCATGCATTCCCAAGGCGGCAAATTATAAGGCATCAGGACAATAGGCCAAGTACTATGTGAAGTGCTttgatttttaaatggattaaacCCATCAGCGGTGAGTCCCAAGCGTACGTTTCTAGGATCAGACGCAAATTCATAATGACGTTCATCAAATTCCTTCCATGCTCGAGAATCAGCTGGATGCCTTAGATTTCCATCTGAAACACGTTTTTTGAAATGCCACTGCATATTTTCAAACGTCTTAGATGACATGAATAACCGTTGCAATCTTGGTTTCAATGGAAAATACCAAAAGACTTTGGCTGAAATTTTAACCTCGAGACGTTTTTTTCCACCTTTATatgatctccttgatgatttctgcaaatttttccatCTTGGAAGGTTACACACTTTGTAAGCCTGTTCATTCTCATTTTCTCCCCAATAAATCATGCAATCATTTGGACAAGCATGTATTTTTTCATAATGAAGTCCTAAACTAGAAATTAATTTCTTTGCTTCATAAAACGACTTAGGCACTTGAGCTTCAGATGGAAGTACTCGACGAAGGAAGTCCAACAATGCTGTAAATGACTTATCACTCCATTTTCCATTCACTTTTAGTTGAAATAACTCAACAAGGAACGACAGTTTAGAAAACTCTATGCATCCGGTATATAGCTGTTGTTTCCCTTCCTCAATTAGTCGATAGAAATCTTTAACATTAGACTCCATCGGtgtatgacttgttgatgctCCAATGTAATTTTCATTACTTGTAGATCCTTCATGAATTCCAAATGCATCATGCAACATTTCTTGTACCATCGGTTCATGGCTAGTTACTTCAGAAACTTGTTGCACTGAATAATGAAGTTCTTTGTTATCATGATCTTGTATAATTAGTTTTTCTCCATGAAAATTCCAAATGCGATAATCTTGTAAGATACCATTTATCATCAGATGTTCGTGTACTGTCTCACGATCATGACTCAATGAATTTATGCATTTGCAACAAGGACATGGTCTCGTGACATCTGGAGCCGCATCACCAAATGCATAACGTAAAAAATATAGGATTCCCACCCGATACTCAAGACTGCCACGTGGCGTAGCCATCCATTGCTTCTGCATAATTTGATGTTGttcaataatttataaaagttaaaaCATTGAAGcaagatttatcaaaattaaagaaacttcgtagataaaatttcaaagaactcaataaacatatatatacaattcctaaatataaaaatGAAGCTTAGCATCATAGACACGCTGTAAGCAAActacaataataaaatttaaagatAATACGGATAACTTGCAGAAAAAGACAAATTAAAttaagggattcattgaaaaaattTACAAATCTACCGGCCAACACAAATAAAAACATAATCGATTATAATTTTTATCACCATTAACATATAAAAACATTGTCAGCATACGGAAACTAAACCAAGAAATTACCTCGAGAAACAAAAATCAAAGACGATTTATGATGTTGATGTCGAAGGATGATGCTAGGGTGCAATTAATGTGATGTGTCGCTAGAATAGAGAGGATCGCTGGAACATAGATGGTCGATAGAAAAGAGAAGGCGCTGGAACAAAGAGGGTCGCCGAAATAGAAAGGTTTGATGGAATTGTGAAAATAATATGAGATGCGAGCATGTTTTTTTATTAATCTCGTAGGTACCCCTTTAGAAGCGGTTTCGAACCGCTCCTAAAAGAAACTTATAGGAACGGTTCTAATAACCGATTCTATATGTGTCAAATAGCAACGGTTTATCAACCGCTTCAAAAAAACCCAACTAAAGCGGTTTTAAGAGCGGTTAAACTTGACCGATTCTATTGGGTCTGCTTTTACAAGCGCTTTATCAACCGCTGCTAATATTGCGGTTCTAATGTCCAATTTTTTTGTAGTGACAGTTGCTTCGAGAAGTGGAAGAAAATGCTACATGGAGCTCACCCATAaagaggcatttatgatggacaagACAAACCAAATCATAGGCTGAGGCGACATATCTTCGAgcacctccaacattctctttccattgaaggaccaattaccaacaaaaccattttaaaaaaccACTCAACTCTCAAGGCATAAttgagagaggaaagaaaagaaagtataaaATAATGAGTTAGGCGAGTAAAGCAAACAAACGAGATTAAGACTCGTGTCTAGTCAGTCGATtacacctccttcaactagacttgagggggaggatAGCGATATGGGTGATGATAAGCTGATCTGTTGGATAACGTGGAGGTCACggttgagagagaaagaaggGGCCCATAGTTGGGTGAATGCATGATTAATAAGGTAATGGTCGACCAAATGAAAGATTTTCTACAGGCGCCTGGTCAGGTGATTGGGCAACGCCTAACCAAGATTAGAAGCGTTCAGACTTATGAAAGCCTCTAGTATGTGATCGGTTGGGCGAAGGTCGAGTGAGCACCAATGTGTTTATATGCGCTCGGCCGGACAAAGCCCAACCAAatttaaaggtacttagccttatacagattttagtatattaaaggtCGAACAAAGGTCGAGCAGGCACCAATGTACTTATATGCGCTCAACCAGACAAATCTTGACCaagcttaaagacacttagccttatacaacttttagtatattaccggccgagcgaAGGTCGAGCaggcaccaatgtgcttatataTGCTTGGCAGGATAAACTCCGACCGAGCTtcaaggcacttagccttatacaacttttagtatattactagCCGAGCAAAGGCCGAGCgggcaccaatgtgcttatatgcaCTCGACCGGACAAAACTCGGTCGATCTtcaaggcacttagccttatacagcttttagtcttttagtatattaccggccgagagAAGGCCGAGCGGACACCAATGTGCTTATATACGCTTGGTCGGACAAAGCCTAACAGAgcttaaaggcatttagccttatacaacttttagtatattaccagccgAGTGAATACTGAGCAGGAATCAATGTGCATATATGTGCTCGGTCAGACAAAGCCCAACtgagcttaaaggcacttagccttatccatcttttagtatattaccagccgAGTGAAGATCAAGCGAGCACTAGTATGCTTATACGCGCTCGGCCAAAAAAATCCTAACCGATCTTAAAGACACTCAACCTTATAAAGATTATAGTGCATTATCGATCAAAACATacttaacagaaggtattctcaattaTACACGACCGGCTTGAATGACCGACcgaaacatgcttaacagaaggtattctcaatatatacacgACTGGCTTGAATGACTGGCTAAGACATGTTGAACAAAAGATGGCATACAAGTAGTGAACTACTTTATGACAACTTGGAAAATTTAACGGGAAATattttctagaagcttcttcagttacgAGGACATATTCCTATTCATACTTCATCAAGAATATGAGTCAAAAcgataaaagaggtacatctggggtacaaaaaagattccttgaatGATTATTACACAAAGCCTAAAGTGGTACTTCATCTTCTAATAAACTATAACAAATCGAGGACCatctcatgactacggaggttatatgaggtagtattaaaagggggatcctctccgttgacAAGGTATGCAACTCTAGCATCCAAAACTCTACTTCTGAGTACTTTCattactgtacttcttcttcttccatcttcaAGAGAGAGAGAAcagacttgagtgtcagaggacctagccagggatccccaccccgatGTTGGGccactaatgctttgttggctcgtctcactgTGCGCAGGATCGTTGAGGAGCTCTTTCGGATCTCTAGGAGTTCATCTTCCTTGGAATCATCGTTCATCAGAACTAGAGCACCACCTCGCAGATTTTAGATAGGTTCAATGCCCATCCGAGATGTGTGGATAGGCAAAGCACCCCCAACATGACAAATCTCCCAAGCAGATAAACAAGCAGTTCTCCCAAGAAATTCTCGATGATCAGTTACCACCTCACTTTAGACCTCTGACAATCAGAGAGTATACAGGGTCAACTAATCCCGAGGACCATCTACTCAAATTTGATAACACAACCATGCTCCACTAGTACACCAATGGAGTCAAGTGCAGCGTGCTCCTCACCATACTATTTGGTTCAGCACAGAGGTGGTTTAAGCGCTTGTCGATCGACTCCATCTGCAGCTTCAAGGATTTTTGAGCGGCCTTTCTTCAACACTTTGCTAGTAGTTGCTACTATCAAAAGATGAATGTGAACCTATTCTCACTCAAACAAAGGCCCAAGGAGGTATTACAGGCCTACATTAAGAGATTCAATCAAGTGGTTATGGGCATCCCGTCAGCTACCTAGGAAATTTTGGTAAATGTCTTCTCATAGGGACTTACAGATAATAATTTCTTTCTCTCACTTATCAGGAAGCCTCCAAAAGACTTTGATCATCTGCTCAGATGGGCTACAAAGTACATCAACATTGAAGAGGCCTAGTCAGCTTGGTAAAAAGAAGTGATCCCTGAGCCAGCAATTGTCCCAGAATGTCGATCGGCCAACACAAATCTACACCTAAAAGGGCCTTAAGAAGGCGCACTATAACAATATCAGGAGCCCCGAACCCACATGGTTCGACATGTGGAGGTCGAGAGGACAGGATTCCCTAAGCCTCGATAGTGGACCCCCACTATTCTGCTCTTACCAACGCTCAGCAACTCACAACACGAAGGACTATTACCATTTCAACCCAAGGCCCAGTCGACCAACCCCCCTCCCAAGGATTCCACCATCAATCTCCCAAGGATTCCACCATTTATCGGGCAGACAACACAATCAAGGCAATGCGCCTGCCGAGCAACATTGACCACAGACACAGTAAAGAGATAATCAGAGGCATGTTTGGACATCTACTGAGTGACCGCGCCCATCAGCCTAGGAGGAGAAAAATCATGGCAATGCAGCCTGGGGTGACATTGGTATCATAGAAGGAGGCCCGACCGATGGTGACTCCAATCAGGTTTGGAAGTCACATGTCAGGCGGTTAAAGATTCACACAGTTGGGTGTAGCGAGGAAAAAGCACAGAGATAAGAAATTAGCTTTGGTCCTTGAGACTTGGAGgaagtggagatccctcatgacgaCGTCCTAATTATCAAGGCTTTGATCACCAATTATAACATCCATCCGACCTTTATTGACACGAgcagctcagtcaaca
This window of the Zingiber officinale cultivar Zhangliang chromosome 3B, Zo_v1.1, whole genome shotgun sequence genome carries:
- the LOC122054932 gene encoding uncharacterized protein LOC122054932 → MATPRGSLEYRVGILYFLRYAFGDAAPDVTRPCPCCKCINSLSHDRETVHEHLMINGILQDYRIWNFHGEKLIIQDHDNKELHYSVQQVSEVTSHEPMVQEMLHDAFGIHEGSTSNENYIGASTSHTPMESNVKDFYRLIEEGKQQLYTGCIEFSKLSFLVELFQLKVNGKWSDKSFTALLDFLRRVLPSEAQVPKSFYEAKKLISSLGLHYEKIHACPNDCMIYWGENENEQAYKVCNLPRWKNLQKSSRRSYKGGKKRLEVKISAKVFWYFPLKPRLQRLFMSSKTFENMQWHFKKRVSDGNLRHPADSRAWKEFDERHYEFASDPRNVRLGLTADGFNPFKNQSTSHSTWPIVLMPYNLPPWECMKPYSIILSTLIPGPKEPGNDIDIYLRPLLTQLKDLWENGIATFDAFSDFPGLGCLSGWNTYAKNACPTCVDNTNAVYLKHGKKWSFRGHHRFLPPDSEMRTMPSYGKLELRELDLAPLLGSDVLRMTLNKNVIFGKSNASKPNVRIKTRSIEQMWRKQSIFFSLPYWEFNLIRHNLDPMHIEKNVCDNIVGTLLDDANKSKDNYAARKDLKNLGIMKQLWPRAQSDGREYLPPACYAMSKDDKKIFCSVLKDIRVPDDGNSSLNNPGTRHKETPNDEFPTLPMFPHIGRPTKGLQVVTLDDKTLTQAHRYILSNCTVLQPYRDEIKNELKRRHRYGQRPSNSQLDDMVRMQFPEWFARRVDRVNERIDDLDLRVLSRGPNPVAFSYHGFNINGFAFRTVESEKKQKGFKIDLFGFSMLNFSRLIHTGGREEHEPFILATQAQMVYYVRDPKEED